The following coding sequences are from one Deltaproteobacteria bacterium window:
- a CDS encoding MarR family transcriptional regulator has protein sequence MSKDVQPLVSLFRLGISIHNFNKKSEEKVGLSLVQWCLLEQLIDMPGTSAHALAKSVGIHPSTLTQTLKRLEKKGFLFQAEDPKDSRKKIISITIHGKQAMERIASQKKDWTKCLTPVSNDLQKLNAVLQAMVNYGS, from the coding sequence ATGAGCAAAGATGTTCAGCCTCTAGTTTCCTTATTTCGCTTAGGTATTTCGATTCACAACTTCAATAAAAAGTCAGAGGAAAAAGTTGGTTTAAGTTTAGTGCAATGGTGTCTTTTAGAACAGCTTATCGATATGCCAGGAACCTCTGCGCATGCGCTTGCAAAATCTGTTGGCATTCACCCGAGCACCTTAACCCAAACCTTAAAGCGCCTTGAAAAAAAAGGATTTTTGTTTCAAGCTGAAGATCCAAAGGACTCAAGAAAGAAAATTATTTCTATCACCATACATGGCAAGCAAGCCATGGAACGAATCGCTTCACAAAAGAAAGATTGGACGAAATGCCTAACTCCTGTGAGCAACGACTTACAAAAGTTAAACGCCGTCCTGCAAGCTATGGTGAACTACGGCAGCTAA